One segment of Triticum aestivum cultivar Chinese Spring chromosome 2A, IWGSC CS RefSeq v2.1, whole genome shotgun sequence DNA contains the following:
- the LOC123186217 gene encoding probable metal-nicotianamine transporter YSL6 isoform X1 → MGSEADSAEMTGPLLAGVPAAVEAVPPWREQLTVRAIVVSAILGVLFCLVTHKLNLTVGIVPSLSVAAGLLGYVLVRTWTAVLGMFGVVSKPFTKQENTVIQTCVVACYGLAISGGFGSYMLAMDQKTYELIGTDYPGNTAVDVKNLSLSWMIGFMFLVSFIGIFSLVALRKVMVIDYKLTYPSGTATAMLINSVHTTTEVELVEKQISCLGKYLSISFLWNCFKWFFSGVGDSCGFDNFPSLGLAAFKNTFYFDFSPTYIGCGLICPHIVSCSALIGAIISWGFLWPYISTKAGDWYPAELESNDFKGLYGYKVFVSISLILGDGIYNLVKIIYSTIKETMNARSNQGRLPLVWVQEGDKISKLPAKEKLLNEVFVKDNIPPWLAASAYVGLAAISTAIVPIMFSQLKWYLVLSAYVVAPLLAFCNSYNTGLTNWSIASTYGKIGLFIFASWVGHHGGVIAGLAACGVMMSIVSTAGDLMQDIKTGYLTLSSPRSMFVSQLIGTALGCVIAPLTFWLYWVAFDIGNPDGMFKAPYAAIYREMSIMGVEGFSVLPQNCLAICFVFFFVAIAFNLMRDITPKSMSKFIPLPMAMAVPFYIGAYFAIDMFVGTVILFVWERVNRKESEDFAGAVASGLICGDGMWSVPSAMLSIMRIDPPMCMYIKPSLTYG, encoded by the exons ATGGGATCGGAGGCGGACTCGGCGGAGATGACCGGGCCCCTCCTTGCCGGCGttccggcggcggtggaggcggtgccGCCGTGGCGGGAGCAGCTGACGGTTCGGGCAATAGTGGTGAGCGCCATCCTGGGGGTGCTCTTCTGCCTTGTCACGCACAAACTCAACCTCACGGTGGGGATCGTCCCGTCGCTCAGCGTTGCCGCGGGGCTGCTCGGTTACGTCCTCGTGCGGACCTGGACGGCGGTGCTCGGCATGTTCGGCGTCGTCTCCAAGCCCTTCACCAAGCAGGAGAACACCGTCATCCAGACCtgcgtcgtcgcctgctatggcCTCGCCATCAGCG GGGGATTCGGATCGTATATGCTTGCAATGGATCAAAAAACTTATGAGCTTATCGGGACTGATTATCCCGGTAACACGGCAGTGGATGTGAAGAATCTCTCGCTGAGTTGGATGATCGGGTTTATGTTTCTAGTTAGCTTCATTGGTATTTTTAGTCTCGTTGCTCTGCGCAAG GTGATGGTGATTGATTACAAGCTAACATATCCTAGTGGAACTGCCACTGCAATGTTGATAAATAGCGTCCACACTACTACTGAAGTTGAACTTGTGGA AAAACAAATTAGCTGTCTTGGAAAGTATTTAAGCATAAGTTTTCTTTGGAACTGCTTTAAGTGGTTCTTCAGTGGTGTTGGGGACTCATGTGGCTTCGACAATTTCCCTTCACTCGGCCTTGCAGCATTTAAGAACAC GTTTTATTTTGACTTCAGTCCAACCTATATTGGATGTGGCCTTATATGTCCGCATATTGTTAGCTGCTCTGCACTTATTGGAGCTATCATATCTTGGGGTTTTCTATGGCCATATATATCCACAAAAGCTGGGGATTGGTATCCAGCTGAGCTCGAAAGCAATGACTTCAAAGGACTCTATGGGTACAAG GTTTTTGTATCCATATCCCTGATACTTGGGGATGGTATTTATAACCTCGTCAAAATCATTTATTCTACAATCAAGGAAACAATGAATGCACGATCAAACCAAGGAAGGCTTCCCCTTGTTTGGGTTCAGGAAG GTGATAAAATTTCCAAATTACCAGCCAAGGAAAAGCTGCTAAATGAGGTGTTTGTAAAAGACAATATCCCTCCTTGGTTGGCAGCATCTGCTTATGTGGGCCTTGCAGCAATTTCAACTGCAATTGTACCGATAATGTTCTCACAACTCAAGTGGTACCTTGTCCTCTCTGCCTATGTTGTTGCTCCTCTACTCGCCTTCTGCAACTCATACAACACCGGCCTAACAAACTGGAGCATTGCATCCACATATGGAAAGATTGGTCTTTTCATTTTTGCCTCATGGGTTGGCCATCATGGTGGTGTGATTGCAGGCTTAGCAGCGTGTGGTGTTATGATGTCCATAGTATCCACAGCTGGAGATCTCATGCAGGACATCAAGACTGGGTACCTTACCCTCTCTTCGCCAAGGTCTATGTTTGTGTCACAGTTGATTGGAACTGCCCTTGGTTGTGTCATTGCTCCCCTCACCTTTTGGCTTTACTGGGTGGCCTTCGATATTGGAAATCCTGATGGCATGTTCAAAGCTCCATATGCTGCTATCTACCGTGAGATGTCAATCATGGGTGTCGAGGGATTCTCAGTGCTGCCACAAAATTGCCTAGCAATCTGCTTTGTCTTCTTCTTTGTAGCCATAGCATTCAACCTCATGCGAGACATCACCCCAAAAAGCATGTCCAAATTCATCCCACTCCCTATGGCCATGGCTGTTCCATTTTACATTGGGGCATACTTTGCGATTGACATGTTTGTTGGGACTGTCATCTTGTTTGTCTGGGAGAGGGTGAACCGTAAGGAGTCCGAGGACTTTGCAGGTGCGGTTGCTTCTGGTTTGATATGTGGTGATGGTATGTGGAGTGTACCTTCTGCGATGCTGTCCATCATGAGGATCGATCCACCGATGTGCATGTACATCAAGCCATCCCTTACATACGGCTAA
- the LOC123186217 gene encoding probable metal-nicotianamine transporter YSL6 isoform X2 has product MTGPLLAVVSAILGVLFCLVTHKLNLTVGIVPSLSVAAGLLGYVLVRTWTAVLGMFGVVSKPFTKQENTVIQTCVVACYGLAISGGFGSYMLAMDQKTYELIGTDYPGNTAVDVKNLSLSWMIGFMFLVSFIGIFSLVALRKVMVIDYKLTYPSGTATAMLINSVHTTTEVELVEKQISCLGKYLSISFLWNCFKWFFSGVGDSCGFDNFPSLGLAAFKNTFYFDFSPTYIGCGLICPHIVSCSALIGAIISWGFLWPYISTKAGDWYPAELESNDFKGLYGYKVFVSISLILGDGIYNLVKIIYSTIKETMNARSNQGRLPLVWVQEGDKISKLPAKEKLLNEVFVKDNIPPWLAASAYVGLAAISTAIVPIMFSQLKWYLVLSAYVVAPLLAFCNSYNTGLTNWSIASTYGKIGLFIFASWVGHHGGVIAGLAACGVMMSIVSTAGDLMQDIKTGYLTLSSPRSMFVSQLIGTALGCVIAPLTFWLYWVAFDIGNPDGMFKAPYAAIYREMSIMGVEGFSVLPQNCLAICFVFFFVAIAFNLMRDITPKSMSKFIPLPMAMAVPFYIGAYFAIDMFVGTVILFVWERVNRKESEDFAGAVASGLICGDGMWSVPSAMLSIMRIDPPMCMYIKPSLTYG; this is encoded by the exons ATGACCGGGCCCCTCCTTGCCG TGGTGAGCGCCATCCTGGGGGTGCTCTTCTGCCTTGTCACGCACAAACTCAACCTCACGGTGGGGATCGTCCCGTCGCTCAGCGTTGCCGCGGGGCTGCTCGGTTACGTCCTCGTGCGGACCTGGACGGCGGTGCTCGGCATGTTCGGCGTCGTCTCCAAGCCCTTCACCAAGCAGGAGAACACCGTCATCCAGACCtgcgtcgtcgcctgctatggcCTCGCCATCAGCG GGGGATTCGGATCGTATATGCTTGCAATGGATCAAAAAACTTATGAGCTTATCGGGACTGATTATCCCGGTAACACGGCAGTGGATGTGAAGAATCTCTCGCTGAGTTGGATGATCGGGTTTATGTTTCTAGTTAGCTTCATTGGTATTTTTAGTCTCGTTGCTCTGCGCAAG GTGATGGTGATTGATTACAAGCTAACATATCCTAGTGGAACTGCCACTGCAATGTTGATAAATAGCGTCCACACTACTACTGAAGTTGAACTTGTGGA AAAACAAATTAGCTGTCTTGGAAAGTATTTAAGCATAAGTTTTCTTTGGAACTGCTTTAAGTGGTTCTTCAGTGGTGTTGGGGACTCATGTGGCTTCGACAATTTCCCTTCACTCGGCCTTGCAGCATTTAAGAACAC GTTTTATTTTGACTTCAGTCCAACCTATATTGGATGTGGCCTTATATGTCCGCATATTGTTAGCTGCTCTGCACTTATTGGAGCTATCATATCTTGGGGTTTTCTATGGCCATATATATCCACAAAAGCTGGGGATTGGTATCCAGCTGAGCTCGAAAGCAATGACTTCAAAGGACTCTATGGGTACAAG GTTTTTGTATCCATATCCCTGATACTTGGGGATGGTATTTATAACCTCGTCAAAATCATTTATTCTACAATCAAGGAAACAATGAATGCACGATCAAACCAAGGAAGGCTTCCCCTTGTTTGGGTTCAGGAAG GTGATAAAATTTCCAAATTACCAGCCAAGGAAAAGCTGCTAAATGAGGTGTTTGTAAAAGACAATATCCCTCCTTGGTTGGCAGCATCTGCTTATGTGGGCCTTGCAGCAATTTCAACTGCAATTGTACCGATAATGTTCTCACAACTCAAGTGGTACCTTGTCCTCTCTGCCTATGTTGTTGCTCCTCTACTCGCCTTCTGCAACTCATACAACACCGGCCTAACAAACTGGAGCATTGCATCCACATATGGAAAGATTGGTCTTTTCATTTTTGCCTCATGGGTTGGCCATCATGGTGGTGTGATTGCAGGCTTAGCAGCGTGTGGTGTTATGATGTCCATAGTATCCACAGCTGGAGATCTCATGCAGGACATCAAGACTGGGTACCTTACCCTCTCTTCGCCAAGGTCTATGTTTGTGTCACAGTTGATTGGAACTGCCCTTGGTTGTGTCATTGCTCCCCTCACCTTTTGGCTTTACTGGGTGGCCTTCGATATTGGAAATCCTGATGGCATGTTCAAAGCTCCATATGCTGCTATCTACCGTGAGATGTCAATCATGGGTGTCGAGGGATTCTCAGTGCTGCCACAAAATTGCCTAGCAATCTGCTTTGTCTTCTTCTTTGTAGCCATAGCATTCAACCTCATGCGAGACATCACCCCAAAAAGCATGTCCAAATTCATCCCACTCCCTATGGCCATGGCTGTTCCATTTTACATTGGGGCATACTTTGCGATTGACATGTTTGTTGGGACTGTCATCTTGTTTGTCTGGGAGAGGGTGAACCGTAAGGAGTCCGAGGACTTTGCAGGTGCGGTTGCTTCTGGTTTGATATGTGGTGATGGTATGTGGAGTGTACCTTCTGCGATGCTGTCCATCATGAGGATCGATCCACCGATGTGCATGTACATCAAGCCATCCCTTACATACGGCTAA
- the LOC123190586 gene encoding xyloglucan endotransglucosylase/hydrolase protein 9 isoform X2 — MAMAWWKNGALVAAATLAVAAVVCAGVAAAASKFDDVVQPSWANDHVLYEDDLLKLRLDSSSGGGFASKNKFLYGKATADLKLVPGDSAGVVTAFYLSSAGDKHNEFDFEFLGNVTGEPYLVQTNLYIDGVGNREQRIDLWFDPTADFHTYAVLWNPSQVVFLVDDTPIRVYDNKNASATKPKGHHRHPNNATTAATQTASAFPSPQPMAVYSSIWNADDWATRGGLVKTDWSHAPFVATFRDVRVEGCAWAANASDSDAGEVARCSGSSWGKEGRYWWKEKDMQELSVHQSHQLVWARAHHLVYDYCVDTDRFPVQPPECAGR, encoded by the exons ATGGCAATGGCGTGGTGGAAGAACGGCGCCTTGGTCGCCGCGGCGACCCTCGCCGTGGCCGCGGTGGTCTGcgccggcgtggcggcggcggcgagcaagttcGACGACGTGGTGCAGCCCAGCTGGGCCAACGACCACGTCCTCTACGAGGATGACCTCCTCAAGCTCCGCCTCGACAGCTCCTCCG GCGGGGGATTCGCGTCCAAGAACAAGTTCTTGTACGGCAAGGCCACCGCCGACCTGAAGCTCGTGCCGGGGGACTCCGCCGGCGTCGTCACGGCTTTCTAT CTGTCGTCGGCGGGGGACAAGCACAACGAGTTCGACTTCGAGTTCCTGGGCAACGTCACCGGCGAGCCGTACCTGGTGCAGACCAACCTGTACATCGACGGCGTGGGCAACCGGGAGCAGCGCATCGACCTCTGGTTCGACCCCACCGCCGACTTCCACACCTACGCCGTGCTCTGGAACCCCAGCCAGGTCGTCTTCCTCGTCGACGACACCCCCATCCGCGTCTACGACAACAAGAACGCCTCCGCCACCAAGCCCAAGGGCCACCACCGCCACCCCAAcaacgccaccaccgccgccacccagACGGCGTCCGCGTTCCCGTCGCCGCAGCCCATGGCCGTGTACAGCTCCATCTGGAACGCGGACGACTGGGCCACGCGCGGCGGGCTGGTCAAGACGGACTGGTCGCACGCGCCGTTCGTGGCCACCTTCCGGGACGTGCGCGTGGAGGGCTGCGCCTGGGCCGCCAACGCCTCCGACTcggacgccggcgaggtggcgcgcTGCAGCGGCAGCTCCTGGGGCAAGGAGGGCCGCTACTGGTGGAAGGAGAAGGACATGCAGGAGCTGTCCGTGCACCAGAGCCACCAGCTGGTGTGGGCGCGCGCGCACCACCTCGTCTACGACTACTGCGTCGACACCGACCGCTTCCCCGTCCAGCCGCCCGAGTGCGCCGGCCGCTGA
- the LOC123190586 gene encoding uncharacterized protein isoform X1, with protein sequence MAMAWWKNGALVAAATLAVAAVVCAGVAAAASKFDDVVQPSWANDHVLYEDDLLKLRLDSSSGGGFASKNKFLYGKATADLKLVPGDSAGVVTAFYVTVVGGGQAQRVRLRVPGQRHRRAVPGADQPVHRRRGQPGAAHRPLVRPHRRLPHLRRALEPQPGRLPRRRHPHPRLRQQERLRHQAQGPPPPPQQRHHRRHPDGVRVPVAAAHGRVQLHLERGRLGHARRAGQDGLVARAVRGHLPGRARGGLRLGRQRLRLGRRRGGALQRQLLGQGGPLLVEGEGHAGAVRAPEPPAGVGARAPPRLRLLRRHRPLPRPAARVRRPLIRRVVAGRLHGNLLLALRRMDP encoded by the exons ATGGCAATGGCGTGGTGGAAGAACGGCGCCTTGGTCGCCGCGGCGACCCTCGCCGTGGCCGCGGTGGTCTGcgccggcgtggcggcggcggcgagcaagttcGACGACGTGGTGCAGCCCAGCTGGGCCAACGACCACGTCCTCTACGAGGATGACCTCCTCAAGCTCCGCCTCGACAGCTCCTCCG GCGGGGGATTCGCGTCCAAGAACAAGTTCTTGTACGGCAAGGCCACCGCCGACCTGAAGCTCGTGCCGGGGGACTCCGCCGGCGTCGTCACGGCTTTCTATGTGA CTGTCGTCGGCGGGGGACAAGCACAACGAGTTCGACTTCGAGTTCCTGGGCAACGTCACCGGCGAGCCGTACCTGGTGCAGACCAACCTGTACATCGACGGCGTGGGCAACCGGGAGCAGCGCATCGACCTCTGGTTCGACCCCACCGCCGACTTCCACACCTACGCCGTGCTCTGGAACCCCAGCCAGGTCGTCTTCCTCGTCGACGACACCCCCATCCGCGTCTACGACAACAAGAACGCCTCCGCCACCAAGCCCAAGGGCCACCACCGCCACCCCAAcaacgccaccaccgccgccacccagACGGCGTCCGCGTTCCCGTCGCCGCAGCCCATGGCCGTGTACAGCTCCATCTGGAACGCGGACGACTGGGCCACGCGCGGCGGGCTGGTCAAGACGGACTGGTCGCACGCGCCGTTCGTGGCCACCTTCCGGGACGTGCGCGTGGAGGGCTGCGCCTGGGCCGCCAACGCCTCCGACTcggacgccggcgaggtggcgcgcTGCAGCGGCAGCTCCTGGGGCAAGGAGGGCCGCTACTGGTGGAAGGAGAAGGACATGCAGGAGCTGTCCGTGCACCAGAGCCACCAGCTGGTGTGGGCGCGCGCGCACCACCTCGTCTACGACTACTGCGTCGACACCGACCGCTTCCCCGTCCAGCCGCCCGAGTGCGCCGGCCGCTGATCCGCCGCGTCGTCGCCGGCCGCCTCCATGGAAATCTTTTATTAGCACTCCGTAGAATGGATCCATGA